GTACATTATGATTATTGTAATAACTCTGATAATTATTGTAATGAACATTACCATTTTTAGACATATGTAAATAGCTTTCATTTGTATGAtcaacatttttataattcttataattTCGATATACATTATTGATTGAATGTTGATTATTACTAGGATTCCCCATATCTTTACAAAAGTTAAAATaatcttcattattattattattattattattattattatgtttctcttcatttttatgaCCACCGTCATTATATGGTACAACtacatttttgttataaCCTTGATTGTGTTGGTTATAATTAGAAACGTGACTAACACTATGATGTAtattactactactactactattattattattattattattattgtggtcatgatatttattatatgaaccAGTACcaacattattatattcctCATCGatattaacattattataattattcatatttatatcacATGTACTATTCATCTCTTCATTTGACTTTcctatattattatacacaTCTTCATTATAAGTCGACAACACGTTATGTTCtccattttttaatataacaCTACTTCGTGGATTCGTActatttttctttttactATAAGGAACATTACCACTGCTATTCAgatgatgatgattattatgattattatgattattatgattattaagagttgtattttttttattcatatcatCACCCTTTTCATGATGCCCCTCTTGTGTTACATTATTAACGTTGTGGTTATTCATGTTGACATTATGATCATTTACCTTGTGATCATTCACATTGTTTCCTTTCATATTATTGTCAATAACGTTATTTTCATTAAcattattgttgttataTTTCGAACTcgaatatttatttttgtaaaaaaacATGTGGAATTTACTTTTACTTTTAGTATAAGGCTTTGAATCCGATTGTTTATTCATTTTGGCTAGCTCTCGAAGTATtacttaatatataaatatattaaggTAGGAATcaaatatacacataaaaaggatgtatatattatattgtgttggaaatattttctaaatatatctttatgtacaagtttaaatatatctttatgtacaagtttaaatatatctttatgtacaagtttaaatatatctttacgtatatgtttaaatatatctttacgtatatgtttaaatatatctttacgtatatgtttaaatatatctttatgtatatgtttaaatatatctttacgtatatgtttaaatatatctttacgtatatgtttaattatatctttacgcgttttcttttataatgcaaaaaaaaaaaaaaaaaataatttattattattatattgtatatgataaaaatttataaagatatatacaCCTATTCAATTATtatcacatatatttatttatttatttatttattattttcttatgaaattaaattaattttatattacattaCACAGTACTTCTTATAGGCATAtacttaaatatatatatatatatatatatatgtatatatatatatatgtatattttattttattttatttttttatataactaTCAATTTTCCTTTATTAGCTTGTATACGAGTCATAAacttatttttaaatattctacaatattataatataaaaaaaaattatgtaaaataaaaagataagggaatataagaattatatatactgcaataaataagtaaataaatatatatttgtatatattatatttattatttatataatttctattttattatatatataaatatatatattatatatatatttttttttttttttccaatttcaatattatacataatactttaatttttgattttattataagaacagtattgttttattttattttattttatttttttcttttaatatttatatatatatatatatatatatatatatatatataataataataataatatatatatgttatataaatataattattatataattattatataattatttgtCAAGGgtaaaaaggaaaaaatgttattatctattttttttatgcaataaaaaaaaatatatattatcatataatataataattatacatatttattattatatgtataatataatataaataatataatatatattatatgattaacataaataatagtatgaatatatatatttatttcttataaaattaattgtgaaattttttaaaagcACCAGGGTCATATGgatatgatataatataatataatatattatatttatatattttatataataataataataaaataatgatatatataaatatatattttatacatatattatattttttgtcACATAgatattcatttatattacaataatattatatatatatatatatatatatatatatatgtatataatatatggGTTTATTGTATAGgctctttttttttttttttttttttttttttttttttNNNNNNNNNNNNNNNNNNNNNNNNNNNNNNNNNNNNNNNNNNNNNNNNNNNNNNNNNNNNNNNNNNNNNNNNNNNNNNNNNNNNNNNNNNNNNNNNNNNNNNNNNNNNNNNNNNNNNNNNNNNNNNNNNNNNNNNNNNNNNNNNNNNNNNNNNNNNNNNNNNNNNgtaattttttttttgtgcatatataaaatttatttaagaatcttcatattattttataatacgctaagaaaaaaaaaaaaaaaaaaaatgaaataatccataaaaataatactaTATGAAaccaatttttttttttttttttttttttttttttaatatatttttttttttttttttttttttttttttttttttttttttatataagggaaaattttttttaaaaaattaaaaaaaaaaaaaaaaaaaaaaaaaaaaaaaaaaaaaaaatatatatatatataatatatatatatagaaatattgTAACTAGGATATCAAAAATCTGTTCATAATTAACGTtttgatattatatatataatataatatttataatttcttatatttcagtttatttatttatctatatatatatatatatatatattttttttttttttttattttattttttttttttgatgGACCTGTTTAAAAGAGAAAGCGTAAACTTGAATTTAAATTATGAGATAACATTTTCGTGTTGtataaaagatattttatatgttgGAAGTAAGGAGGGGATACTATATGAATACAAACTAATAAAAGAAGACCCCAGATGTGATGATATTAagaatgaatatataaaaaatgaaaggTCACATAATTACAGGAACTCATCAGATTTAAACAACTTGAAGGGTTCCCTACAAGTAAAACTTGTAGGAAgtcatttaataaaaaagaacaaaataattaataatataataattgtaGAAGAGAAAGagaatatatttctaaTGTTAATTTTAGttgatgatatattatattatgggaaaaataataacttGGAGGTtttaaatgtaatatataaaaatgttttattatatacaatacatgaaaataacattaatgaattgttaatatatacaaagaagaagaagttatatatttataaatatgaaaatggattatataaatatttcaaagAAATAACTAATCCTTTAAATGATTTTATTTCTTGTTTAGTGTGGATTAATGATTCCTTATTTTTGACCATgaataaagaatattattttttaaatattaaaaataatcaaaaaatattattatatagtCATGAATATGAACAGACATATAAAAAGATTACTTTAattaatatgaatgaaatatttattgtatGTGATTTGAACATTGGTGTTTTTTATGATGTAGATACTTCTATGCCTTCTAGAAAAAATACTATAATATTAAGTCCgaatataaaacaaataatatcctttcgtttttttttattttgtcTTAATTTTAAGggtattataaatatatataatataaaaaaccAACAACCTATACAAGAAATCACGTTAAATTATATACCCGATATTGTTAttaattatacaaatataacaaaatacTCTACTGTTTTATCCTTATTTAATGATGATCAAGATAATGCAGAAACTATATTATCTaaccaaaaaaataaaaataaatggaCATCTTCAGATATAGGTATCAAATTGTATGacgaaaaaataaaaaaaaataggaATTTGTTAAAAATGGAAGATGAAGGAATCTTATCTAAATCGACTATGGAAAATGactttttatatgatttatcACCAAACGgtatatatgatgataataataataataataatatattatttaataaatatttatatgagAAGAATCAAATgttaacaaaaaaaaatatgaacatatataattcagtatataataatatatattttattaataaagatTGTTTACAAATTCTTACTTGTCTAGAAATATACCAATATTTGCCACAATGTATAGAACaaggaaatataaaaaaaggttttgtattaatagataattttgtatgtgaaaataaaaaagaaaaatatgatattttttgtgaatataataaagcatgtgcatattatttttttaaaaatttaaatttttccatatcttttatatttattcaaaaagtaaatattaatatattctttcttttatttttttggaTTGATTACTTACCTTCATCTcataaaaacattttacAAAACATGATAGAGAATAAAGTtattgaagaaaatattaataaacaATTTAAATGTTTTCTTCCTTTCCCATGTAGTATTAAAGAATTAATAGATAGGAATTATGAAAACTATTTAAAACATAAGCCAGACTATTATATATCTGATTACATGTTCGatgatttttataatgatgatgataataaaaactCTCTTATCTATTCATCTCCACAAAGAGATACcgaaataaaaaaacacCTTTTACACACAGCCAACAAATGTCTAGTAAATTTTctattaataaaaagagattattttttacaaaataaagacatgtataaattatcctataaaaaggaaaatgaTAATTCAAACCATgttaatgataatatatatataatagaagaattaatagataatttattaattaaattattaactataaataattataataaacaattttttcattttattatgcAAACAAGCAAATTACATGTTGATCTAGAAGAGTGTGTGCAattcttaaaaaaagaGGGGAAATTTGTggaaattatttttttatatataagacTTGGATACTTTGAAGAAGCCATTGAGATAtgttcttatttttttcattattataatgaaaagtATAATGTTATTCAATCGACAGGAGATATTAgtgtatataaatatgaaatagGGCAACAAGgcaataataaaaaaaaaaaacaaagtggagatgataataataatgataaatataatgataaatataatgataaatataatgataaatatagtGATAAATGTAgtgataaatataatgataaatataatgataaatgTAGTGATAACAATTTTTACAATGATGTACATAAAAAGGTGGAACAAAATAATCAATACAgcttttttaatataaaagaacttaatgaagaaaaatattttaagtggattaaaatatttgagAACGAAAATgcacaaaaaaataatgtgtcagataaagaaaataataattttcaatattcattagaaaaaatatataatattcttattatattaaatgatcatatacatttattaaatgttcatgaagaaaaaataaagaaattatttgaatatgcatttccatttttaataaaatataatgaacatttctttttccattttttaaaaaaaaaaaatattttaatttctcctgaagaaattataaccatttttaaaaaaatcataaacatagataagaaaaatgataaaattaaatattatttacaaaaatacataatacattatttaaaacacgataaatataataaaaatattaatacaaCATTAATAGagttatatattaacaatGTACAAAcgaaaaataataaaacaccttttcaaaaaaaattaataacCTTTATGTTATATGAGTATCctatacatataaattatctTACTGGACTTATAAAGAATACatcattttatttcttcaaGGTCCTCTTATATGCAAAACTACACCGTCACTAGTAAGGacacaaatataaaaaatctatacacataaatataaatgggaatataaatataaatgtaaatatatatataaatatgtatatgtatatataattacttatatatatattaatatataatacatattaatacatattaatacatattaatacatgttaatacatatgcatattttctttttgttgTCTCTTTTCTCTTTAGCGAAAGTCTTCAAATCCTTGCTGACCAAAACTTGAGGGTGTGCGAAAAATACTGCCTTTACTATAACttcatattaaaaaaagaagtCTCTAAAATTAAAGAAGAGAAGTACCAAGAATTATACAAGGGgatttataataatgataaaaatatatattataatatattccaAAAGTTTATAGATCGTCAAATAAATTCCgcagaaaaaaaaaattggaACAAAACAAAGAATAAAACCAAAAACACAcgatttattaaatatatcttgAATGAATAtcacaaatatatatattttagcatgaacaaaaatataccctcaaaatttttattccagaaaaaaaatgaaacatTGAACAAAGCGTATGTACAAGAAATGGACcaaagaaatataataaaaaaaaacaaaaaaattgctcaagaaaataaaaacatgctagaacaaaatgaatatgATTATATGTTACATATGATTAAGGATCACCAACAAGACGAAGAAGCggataatgaaaatgacCA
This is a stretch of genomic DNA from Plasmodium reichenowi strain SY57 chromosome 14, whole genome shotgun sequence. It encodes these proteins:
- a CDS encoding vacuolar protein sorting-associated protein 3, putative translates to MDLFKRESVNLNLNYEITFSCCIKDILYVGSKEGILYEYKLIKEDPRCDDIKNEYIKNERSHNYRNSSDLNNLKGSLQVKLVGSHLIKKNKIINNIIIVEEKENIFLMLILVDDILYYGKNNNLEVLNVIYKNVLLYTIHENNINELLIYTKKKKLYIYKYENGLYKYFKEITNPLNDFISCLVWINDSLFLTMNKEYYFLNIKNNQKILLYSHEYEQTYKKITLINMNEIFIVCDLNIGVFYDVDTSMPSRKNTIILSPNIKQIISFRFFLFCLNFKGIINIYNIKNQQPIQEITLNYIPDIVINYTNITKYSTVLSLFNDDQDNAETILSNQKNKNKWTSSDIGIKLYDEKIKKNRNLLKMEDEGILSKSTMENDFLYDLSPNGIYDDNNNNNNILFNKYLYEKNQMLTKKNMNIYNSVYNNIYFINKDCLQILTCLEIYQYLPQCIEQGNIKKGFVLIDNFVCENKKEKYDIFCEYNKACAYYFFKNLNFSISFIFIQKVNINIFFLLFFWIDYLPSSHKNILQNMIENKVIEENINKQFKCFLPFPCSIKELIDRNYENYLKHKPDYYISDYMFDDFYNDDDNKNSLIYSSPQRDTEIKKHLLHTANKCLVNFLLIKRDYFLQNKDMYKLSYKKENDNSNHVNDNIYIIEELIDNLLIKLLTINNYNKQFFHFIMQTSKLHVDLEECVQFLKKEGKFVEIIFLYIRLGYFEEAIEICSYFFHYYNEKYNVIQSTGDISVYKYEIGQQGNNKKKKQSGDDNNNDKYNDKYNDKYNDKYSDKCSDKYNDKYNDKCSDNNFYNDVHKKVEQNNQYSFFNIKELNEEKYFKWIKIFENENAQKNNVSDKENNNFQYSLEKIYNILIILNDHIHLLNVHEEKIKKLFEYAFPFLIKYNEHFFFHFLKKKNILISPEEIITIFKKIINIDKKNDKIKYYLQKYIIHYLKHDKYNKNINTTLIELYINNVQTKNNKTPFQKKLITFMLYEYPIHINYLTGLIKNTSFYFFKVLLYAKLHRHYESLQILADQNLRVCEKYCLYYNFILKKEVSKIKEEKYQELYKGIYNNDKNIYYNIFQKFIDRQINSAEKKNWNKTKNKTKNTRFIKYILNEYHKYIYFSMNKNIPSKFLFQKKNETLNKAYVQEMDQRNIIKKNKKIAQENKNMLEQNEYDYMLHMIKDHQQDEEADNENDQLDDDILNYYETCSNESDECYASDTICDATTTSHDNKSDITTSDDNKSDITTSDDNKSDINTSDNITSDITTSSNNKNRRKKTKKIIKTSAQDKLLKGKHRNKDPDPLAHFRVYNKCKQNTGGLFFLLIKVYLHKYYNEEINLMKKEQYKNNILYILKKYANHNDLDNIYIYNIIPKCWNISEISQFLNFNLKKKRNTHMNLQIYHSLIKSNYLNVSYEKIKKNEQKIIIKDKIFCKVCNNPILEKSFAFFSENITVHIHCIEKYDE